A genomic stretch from Ancylothrix sp. D3o includes:
- a CDS encoding nucleotidyltransferase domain-containing protein: MTEQQLQAILRQTRQGLEQIYGPRLDKIILYGSQARGDAEEDSDIDVLIVLKEPFNYFEESQRISYLIADLCLENTVLISCMFATTQKYQEDGSGLFRNIRREGVVIEP; encoded by the coding sequence ATGACAGAACAACAACTTCAAGCAATCCTCCGCCAAACACGGCAAGGCTTAGAGCAAATCTATGGCCCTCGACTGGATAAAATTATTCTCTATGGTTCTCAAGCCAGAGGCGATGCCGAAGAAGACTCGGATATTGATGTTTTAATCGTCCTCAAAGAACCATTTAATTATTTTGAAGAAAGCCAGAGAATTTCCTACCTAATAGCGGATCTATGTTTAGAAAATACAGTATTAATTAGCTGTATGTTTGCCACTACTCAAAAATATCAAGAAGATGGGAGTGGTCTATTTCGCAATATTCGACGAGAAGGAGTGGTGATAGAACCTTAG